From Lagenorhynchus albirostris chromosome 15, mLagAlb1.1, whole genome shotgun sequence, one genomic window encodes:
- the SCAND1 gene encoding SCAN domain-containing protein 1: protein MAASEPSLAVTESLAPLSGKEEGAGLSSVPERNSTGSSSTPETPPPGPESSSLNAAVPEANPTFPAAAAAALELPLGPAPLASAPFAEAAPRSPPGPGGSRPGPETFRQRFRQFRYQDAAGPREAFRQLRELSRQWLRPDIRTKEQIVEMLVQEQLLAILPEAARARRLRRRTDVRITG, encoded by the coding sequence ATGGCGGCAAGTGAGCCGAGCTTGGCAGTAACCGAGAGCCTCGCGCCGCTGTCggggaaagaggaaggggccGGCTTGAGCTCAGTCCCGGAGCGTAATTCTACGGGCTCCTCCTCGACTCCTGAGACCCCACCGCCTGGCCCCGAATCGTCCAGCCTCAACGCCGCGGTCCCCGAAGCGAATCCTACGTTTCCCGCGGCGGCCGCCGCCGCCCTGGAGCTGCCCCTCGGGCCCGCACCCCTGGCCTCCGCGCCGTTTGCCGAAGCCGCTCCGCGATCCCCCCCAGGCCCTGGCGGCTCCCGGCCCGGCCCGGAGACGTTCCGCCAGCGATTCCGGCAGTTCCGCTACCAGGACGCGGCAGGCCCTCGGGAGGCGTTCCGACAGCTGCGGGAGCTCTCCCGCCAGTGGCTGCGGCCCGACATCCGTACGAAGGAGCAGATCGTGGAGATGCTGGTGCAGGAGCAGCTGCTCGCCATCCTGCCTGAGGCAGCGCGGGCCCGGCGGCTTCGCCGCCGCACGGACGTGCGCATCACCGGCTGA